From one Bacteroides fragilis NCTC 9343 genomic stretch:
- a CDS encoding RNA polymerase sigma factor — protein sequence MEQNEIQVLVEKSRRQDASAFALLVAEYQTFVFRLAFRLLCDEEEARDMVQETFLRVWLSLDKYRPEFRFSTWLYRVSCNICYDRLRALQHSPAGALSDITFAELPVCSDDNIEATLVNRELKAHILYFMQQLTPKQKLVFTLRDIEELEIKEIEKITGFTSVQIKANLYLARKSIRKKLNEINKER from the coding sequence ATGGAACAGAATGAGATACAGGTATTGGTTGAAAAGAGCAGGAGGCAAGATGCAAGTGCATTTGCTTTGCTTGTGGCGGAGTATCAGACTTTCGTTTTTCGCTTGGCTTTCCGTCTATTGTGCGATGAAGAAGAAGCCCGGGATATGGTGCAGGAGACTTTTTTACGTGTCTGGCTTTCATTGGATAAGTACCGGCCGGAGTTCCGTTTTTCCACCTGGCTTTACAGGGTATCATGTAATATCTGTTATGATCGTCTGCGGGCTTTGCAGCATTCTCCGGCCGGTGCGCTCTCTGATATTACATTTGCCGAACTGCCTGTCTGTTCCGATGATAATATTGAAGCCACGTTAGTCAACCGGGAGCTGAAAGCCCATATCCTGTACTTCATGCAACAACTGACCCCTAAGCAAAAGCTTGTATTTACATTGCGGGATATCGAGGAGTTGGAAATCAAGGAAATTGAGAAGATCACCGGATTTACATCTGTCCAGATCAAGGCCAATCTCTATCTTGCACGAAAAAGTATCCGTAAGAAGTTGAACGAAATAAATAAAGAAAGATGA
- the dnaJ gene encoding molecular chaperone DnaJ: MAEKRDYYEVLEVTKESTVEEIKKAYRKKAIQYHPDKNPGDKEAEEKFKEAAEAYDVLSNPDKRARYDQFGHAGMSGAAGNGGPFGGFSGGMSMDDIFSMFGDIFGGHSGGGFGGGFGGFGGFGGGGSQQRKFRGSDLRVKVKLNLKEISTGVEKKFKLKKYVPCSHCHGTGAEGNSGSETCPTCKGSGSVIRNQQTILGTMQTRTTCPTCNGEGKIIKDKCKVCGGEGIEYGEEVVTVKIPAGVAEGMQLSMGGKGNAGKHNGIPGDLLILVEEEPHPELIRDENDLVYNLLLSFPTAAIGGAVEIPTIDGKVKVKIEAGTQPGKVLRLRGKGLPSVNGYGTGDLLVNVSVYVPETLSKEEKSTLEKLEESKNFKPSTSIKEKIFKKFRSLFD, translated from the coding sequence ATGGCAGAAAAAAGAGATTATTACGAAGTGCTGGAAGTCACGAAAGAGTCAACAGTCGAAGAAATAAAGAAAGCATACCGGAAAAAAGCCATCCAATATCATCCGGACAAAAATCCGGGTGACAAGGAAGCGGAAGAAAAGTTTAAAGAAGCAGCCGAAGCCTACGACGTACTGAGCAACCCGGATAAACGTGCCCGCTACGACCAGTTTGGTCATGCAGGAATGAGCGGAGCAGCCGGAAACGGTGGACCGTTCGGCGGATTTAGCGGCGGAATGTCTATGGACGACATTTTCTCTATGTTCGGTGATATTTTTGGCGGCCATAGCGGCGGCGGATTCGGTGGTGGTTTCGGAGGCTTTGGCGGATTTGGAGGCGGAGGTTCTCAACAGAGAAAATTCCGTGGCTCGGACCTCAGAGTGAAAGTAAAGCTGAATTTGAAAGAAATCTCTACAGGAGTTGAAAAGAAATTTAAGCTGAAAAAATATGTGCCTTGTTCGCATTGCCATGGAACCGGGGCGGAAGGAAACAGCGGTTCTGAGACTTGCCCGACCTGCAAAGGAAGCGGATCGGTCATCCGCAACCAACAGACGATCTTGGGAACTATGCAGACGCGTACCACATGTCCGACTTGTAATGGTGAAGGTAAGATCATTAAAGACAAGTGTAAGGTTTGTGGAGGAGAAGGCATCGAATATGGCGAAGAAGTAGTAACCGTAAAGATTCCTGCCGGAGTAGCAGAAGGTATGCAACTCTCTATGGGGGGTAAAGGAAATGCCGGAAAGCACAACGGTATACCGGGTGATCTGCTGATTCTGGTAGAAGAAGAACCACATCCGGAACTGATCCGTGATGAAAATGACCTGGTGTACAACCTATTGCTAAGCTTCCCCACAGCAGCTATCGGAGGTGCGGTAGAAATACCGACCATTGACGGCAAAGTAAAAGTGAAAATAGAAGCAGGTACACAACCGGGTAAAGTGCTCCGCCTGCGTGGCAAAGGTCTGCCAAGCGTAAACGGCTACGGTACAGGAGATTTATTGGTCAACGTTAGTGTATATGTGCCCGAAACGTTGAGCAAAGAGGAAAAAAGCACTCTGGAGAAACTGGAGGAATCAAAGAACTTTAAACCGAGTACTTCAATCAAAGAAAAGATATTCAAGAAGTTCAGAAGCCTCTTTGACTAA
- a CDS encoding RagB/SusD family nutrient uptake outer membrane protein: MKSRYICMFACLWGLGFLFSCDGFLNENPKDKIPEEDAYKNLTDLYYNAVASLYNNIGGYSDSQGLQGTGRGIYDLNTFTTDEAIMPTRGGDWYDGGFWQGLFLHRWGVDNDAIQATWEYLYKVVSLCNQSLERIDTYQQTHNDEELPVYRAEVRAFRALYYYHLMDLFARVPLVLSSSTPLKGVKQNSRKEVFDFVVKELQESEPLLETAYSNRSGNYYGRITRPVACFLLAKLALNAEIYTDNNWTDGQFPDGKDIYFEVGGERLNAWQTVEAYCDAITAMGYRLEDNYEANFAVYNESSVENIFTIPMSKTLYTNQMQYLFRSRHYNHAKAYGLGGENGSSATVEVLRTFGYDTEAVDPRFDKCYFAGIVYDLKGKVVTLDDGTQLEYFPWKVDVDISNTPYEKTAGARMKKYAIDETATKDGKLMENDIVLYRYADVLLMKSEAKVRNGENGDEELNLVRSRVNAPFRTATLANLLAERQLEFAWEGWRRQDLIRFRQYTRTYTGRPQLSGEKNGYTTVFPIPEKVRLMNPNLTQNPGY, from the coding sequence ATGAAAAGTCGTTATATATGTATGTTCGCCTGTCTTTGGGGACTCGGTTTTCTGTTTTCATGTGATGGTTTTCTGAATGAGAATCCTAAAGATAAGATTCCTGAGGAAGATGCTTATAAGAATCTAACAGATTTATATTATAATGCAGTGGCCTCCTTGTACAATAACATCGGAGGTTACAGTGATAGCCAGGGTTTGCAGGGGACCGGCAGAGGAATTTACGATCTGAATACTTTTACCACTGATGAGGCTATTATGCCTACACGTGGCGGTGACTGGTACGATGGCGGGTTCTGGCAAGGACTTTTCCTGCATCGGTGGGGAGTGGATAATGATGCCATTCAAGCCACGTGGGAATATTTATATAAGGTGGTCAGTCTTTGCAATCAGTCACTCGAACGGATCGATACGTACCAGCAGACCCATAACGATGAAGAACTGCCTGTCTATCGGGCGGAGGTCCGCGCTTTCCGTGCTTTGTATTATTATCATTTAATGGATTTGTTTGCCCGTGTCCCTTTGGTTCTTTCATCATCCACTCCTTTGAAAGGAGTGAAGCAGAACAGTCGCAAAGAAGTTTTCGATTTTGTAGTGAAAGAGCTGCAGGAGTCTGAACCCTTGCTGGAAACGGCATATAGCAATCGTTCCGGCAATTATTACGGACGCATTACACGTCCCGTAGCCTGTTTTTTACTTGCTAAACTTGCCTTGAATGCTGAAATATATACGGATAATAATTGGACCGACGGTCAATTTCCCGATGGAAAAGATATTTATTTTGAAGTAGGTGGCGAGCGGCTCAATGCCTGGCAGACGGTAGAGGCTTATTGTGATGCCATCACTGCAATGGGATATCGGCTGGAAGATAATTATGAAGCGAACTTTGCTGTTTACAATGAATCTTCTGTTGAGAATATCTTCACCATCCCGATGAGCAAGACTCTGTATACCAATCAGATGCAATATCTTTTTCGCTCCCGTCACTACAATCATGCCAAGGCCTATGGGTTGGGAGGAGAGAATGGTTCAAGTGCCACTGTGGAAGTCCTTCGTACGTTTGGATACGATACAGAGGCAGTCGATCCTCGTTTTGACAAATGTTATTTTGCCGGTATTGTATATGACCTCAAAGGAAAAGTCGTCACACTCGATGACGGTACCCAGCTGGAATATTTCCCCTGGAAGGTGGATGTCGATATATCTAATACTCCTTATGAAAAGACTGCCGGAGCGCGGATGAAAAAGTATGCGATTGATGAAACTGCCACCAAAGACGGTAAACTGATGGAAAATGATATTGTACTCTATCGTTATGCCGATGTATTACTCATGAAAAGCGAAGCCAAGGTGCGTAATGGAGAAAATGGAGATGAAGAATTGAACCTTGTCCGCTCTCGTGTGAATGCTCCTTTCCGGACGGCTACATTAGCTAATCTATTGGCCGAACGTCAGTTGGAGTTTGCATGGGAAGGGTGGCGCAGGCAAGATTTGATCCGGTTTCGTCAATATACTCGCACTTATACGGGCAGACCTCAACTTTCGGGTGAGAAGAATGGTTATACTACGGTATTTCCCATTCCGGAAAAGGTTCGGTTAATGAACCCCAATCTGACACAGAATCCGGGGTATTGA
- a CDS encoding ABC-F family ATP-binding cassette domain-containing protein yields the protein MITVSNVSVQFGKRVLFNDVNLKFTSGNCYGIIGANGAGKSTFLRTIYGDLDPTTGNITLGPGERLSVLSQDHFKWDAFTVMDTVMMGHTVLWDIMKQREALYAKEDFTDEDGLKVSELEEKFAELDGWNAESDAAMLLSGLGVKEDKHYTLMGELSGKEKVRVMLAQALYGNPDNLLLDEPTNDLDMETVTWLEEYLSNFEHTVLVVSHDRHFLDSVCTHTVDIDYGKINLFAGNYSFWYESSQLALRQQQNQKAKAEEKKKELEEFIRRFSANVAKSKQTTSRKKMLEKLNVEEIKPSSRKYPGIIFTPEREPGNQILEVSGLSKKTEDGVVLFNDVNFNVEKGDKIVFISRNPRAMTAFFEIINGHMKPDAGHFNWGVTITTAYLPLDNTEYFNTDLNLVDWLSQYGEGNEVYMKGFLGRMLFSGEEVLKKVSVLSGGEKMRCMIARMQLRNANCLILDTPTNHLDLESIQAFNNNLKTYKGNILFSSHDHEFIQTVANRVIELTPNGIIDKMMEYDEYITSDHIKELRAKMYK from the coding sequence ATGATTACAGTTTCTAACGTTTCGGTACAGTTTGGTAAAAGAGTTTTGTTTAATGATGTAAATCTGAAGTTTACAAGTGGAAATTGTTATGGTATCATCGGTGCTAACGGTGCCGGTAAATCTACTTTTCTGCGCACGATTTACGGTGACCTCGATCCTACAACCGGAAACATTACATTAGGTCCGGGCGAACGCCTTTCAGTGTTGAGTCAGGACCACTTTAAATGGGACGCTTTTACGGTTATGGATACCGTAATGATGGGGCACACAGTGTTGTGGGACATCATGAAACAGCGCGAAGCCCTTTATGCTAAAGAAGATTTTACGGACGAAGACGGTTTGAAAGTTTCCGAACTGGAAGAGAAGTTTGCCGAACTCGACGGATGGAATGCCGAAAGCGATGCGGCGATGTTGCTGAGCGGTTTAGGTGTGAAAGAAGACAAACATTATACATTGATGGGTGAATTGAGCGGTAAAGAGAAAGTGCGTGTGATGTTGGCACAGGCATTATACGGAAATCCCGATAACCTGCTGCTCGACGAGCCTACCAATGACTTGGATATGGAGACCGTTACCTGGTTGGAGGAGTATCTCTCCAACTTCGAACATACCGTGTTGGTTGTGAGCCACGACCGTCACTTCCTCGATTCTGTATGTACACATACCGTCGATATAGATTACGGAAAAATCAATCTTTTTGCCGGTAATTACAGTTTCTGGTACGAATCCAGCCAGTTGGCTCTTCGTCAACAGCAGAACCAGAAGGCCAAAGCTGAAGAGAAAAAGAAAGAGTTGGAAGAGTTCATCCGTCGTTTCAGTGCCAATGTTGCCAAGAGTAAGCAGACTACCAGCCGTAAGAAGATGCTCGAAAAGTTGAATGTCGAGGAAATCAAACCGTCATCCCGCAAATATCCGGGTATCATCTTTACTCCGGAACGTGAGCCGGGCAATCAGATTCTGGAAGTTTCCGGTTTGAGTAAGAAGACCGAAGATGGAGTTGTGCTGTTCAACGACGTGAACTTCAACGTGGAGAAAGGAGATAAGATTGTATTTATTTCACGTAATCCGCGTGCGATGACCGCTTTCTTTGAGATCATCAACGGGCATATGAAACCCGATGCCGGGCATTTCAACTGGGGAGTGACGATTACTACCGCTTATCTTCCTTTGGACAATACCGAATATTTCAATACCGATCTGAATCTGGTCGACTGGCTGAGCCAATATGGCGAAGGCAACGAGGTGTATATGAAAGGTTTTCTGGGGCGTATGCTTTTCTCCGGTGAGGAAGTACTGAAAAAAGTTAGTGTTCTTTCGGGAGGCGAGAAGATGCGTTGTATGATTGCCCGTATGCAGTTGCGCAATGCCAACTGTCTGATTCTCGATACTCCGACCAATCATCTCGACTTGGAGTCTATTCAGGCATTCAATAACAATCTGAAGACTTACAAAGGTAATATCCTCTTCTCTTCGCATGACCACGAATTTATTCAGACCGTTGCTAATCGTGTGATTGAATTGACTCCGAATGGTATCATCGACAAGATGATGGAATATGACGAGTACATAACTTCCGACCACATCAAAGAGCTGAGAGCCAAGATGTATAAGTAA
- a CDS encoding nucleotide exchange factor GrpE, producing the protein MDPKEKKTKQEEELKVDDIQDTVEGQSQNEEATEATEPLTAEEKLEKELKEAQAQIEDQKDKYLRLSAEFDNYRKRTVKEKAELILNGGEKSIKSILPVIDDMERALTTMETATDVNAVKEGVELIYNKFLSILSQDGVKVIETKDQPLDTDYHEAIAVIPAPTEEQKGKILDCVQTGYTLNGKVIRHAKVVVGE; encoded by the coding sequence ATGGATCCGAAAGAAAAGAAAACCAAGCAAGAAGAAGAGTTGAAAGTAGACGATATTCAGGATACCGTTGAAGGACAGTCGCAAAACGAAGAAGCAACTGAAGCAACCGAACCGCTGACCGCAGAGGAAAAGTTGGAAAAAGAGCTAAAAGAAGCTCAGGCTCAAATCGAAGATCAAAAAGACAAATACCTCCGGCTCTCGGCTGAATTTGACAACTACCGCAAACGTACCGTCAAAGAAAAAGCCGAATTAATTCTGAATGGTGGTGAGAAAAGTATCAAAAGCATTCTGCCGGTAATCGACGATATGGAACGTGCACTGACAACTATGGAAACAGCCACAGACGTAAATGCCGTGAAAGAGGGTGTTGAGCTTATATACAATAAATTCCTGTCTATCCTGTCACAGGATGGAGTGAAGGTGATTGAAACCAAAGACCAGCCGTTGGATACAGACTACCACGAAGCCATTGCTGTGATTCCTGCCCCGACAGAAGAACAGAAAGGTAAAATATTGGATTGTGTACAGACCGGATATACACTGAACGGTAAAGTAATCCGCCATGCAAAAGTAGTTGTGGGAGAATAA